From the genome of Eucalyptus grandis isolate ANBG69807.140 chromosome 2, ASM1654582v1, whole genome shotgun sequence, one region includes:
- the LOC104422997 gene encoding protein C2-DOMAIN ABA-RELATED 4, translated as MSSPTRTPPSLGGRSPMSMMENLLGLLRIRVKRGVNLAVRDVRSSDPYVVVKMAKQKLKTRVIKKDVNPEWNEDLTLSVSDPSIPVKLTVYDHDTFSKDDKMGDAEFDIKPFIEALKMNLQGLPSGTVITRVQPSRQNCLVEESRVIWSEDRVVQDMCLRLRNVECGEVEIQLQWINLPGSKGL; from the exons atgtCGTCGCCGACGAGAACGCCACCGTCGCTAGGGGGCCGATCTCCGATGTCGATGATGGAGAACCTGCTGGGGCTCCTCAGGATCCGGGTCAAGCGCGGCGTCAATCTCGCCGTCCGCGACGTTCGATCCAGCGATCCGTACGTCGTCGTCAAGATGGCGAAACAG AAATTGAAGACCCGTGTTATAAAGAAGGATGTTAATCCTGAGTGGAATGAAGATCTAACTCTCTCTGTTTCAGATCCTAGTATTCCAGTCAAGCTG ACTGTTTATGACCATGATACGTTCAGCAAGGATGACAAAATGGGAGATGCTGAGTTTGACATAAAACCATTCATAGAGGCTCTCAAGATGAATCTGCAAGGCCTTCCCAGCGGCACTGTCATTACAAGGGTGCAACCTAGTAGACAAAATTGCCTTGTCGAAGAAAGCCGCGTTATCTGGAGTGAAGACCGGGTTGTCCAAGACATGTGCCTTAGACTGAGAAATGTCGAGTGCGGAGAAGTGGAGATTCAGCTCCAGTGGATCAATCTTCCTGGTTCCAAGGGCTTATAA